A DNA window from Maribellus comscasis contains the following coding sequences:
- the icd gene encoding NADP-dependent isocitrate dehydrogenase: MTDTTQIQNGQLQVPGKPVIPFIEGDGIGKDISLPSQKVLDAAVEKAYGNSRKIIWKEVLAGEKAFRETGNYLPDETIEAFREHLIGIKGPLQTPVGEGIRSLNVALRQTLDLFVCLRPVRWFKGVPSPVRFPSLVDMHIFRENTEDIYAGIEYMTGELDAKKFRDFLVNEMGVDKIRFPESSSFGIKPVSKEGSERLIRAAIKYAIQRQLPSVTLVHKGNIMKFTEGAFKIWGYDLAENEFANHTFTWRQFENIKKEKGQMDAEKALNEAKKAGKVIVKDVITDAFLQESLLRPYDHSVIATMNLNGDYISDQLAAMVGGIGISPGANINYKNGYAIFEATHGTAPNIAGTGNANPSSLILSGVMMLEYMGWDEAAEHVYDAMEHTFAKRRVTSDLYAQMEGATLMTTSEFAEEIIKNMH, from the coding sequence ATGACAGACACTACACAAATACAAAACGGACAACTTCAAGTACCCGGCAAGCCTGTAATTCCTTTTATTGAAGGAGATGGGATTGGCAAAGATATTTCATTGCCTTCGCAAAAAGTACTTGATGCCGCCGTTGAAAAAGCATACGGAAATTCGAGAAAGATTATTTGGAAAGAAGTTTTAGCAGGAGAGAAAGCGTTTCGGGAAACCGGAAATTACCTGCCGGATGAAACGATTGAAGCTTTTAGAGAACATTTAATCGGTATTAAAGGTCCATTACAAACACCCGTCGGCGAAGGAATCCGCTCACTCAATGTAGCACTTCGGCAAACACTTGATCTTTTTGTTTGTCTCCGCCCCGTACGTTGGTTTAAGGGAGTACCTTCACCGGTGCGTTTCCCATCCCTGGTGGATATGCATATTTTCCGTGAAAATACAGAGGATATATATGCCGGCATTGAATACATGACCGGTGAACTGGATGCAAAAAAGTTCAGAGACTTTTTAGTTAATGAAATGGGCGTGGACAAGATTCGTTTCCCCGAATCTTCGTCTTTTGGTATAAAACCGGTTTCAAAAGAAGGTTCCGAAAGATTAATCAGGGCTGCCATCAAATATGCAATTCAAAGGCAACTTCCTTCGGTTACCCTTGTTCACAAAGGGAATATTATGAAATTTACCGAAGGGGCTTTCAAAATTTGGGGATATGATTTGGCCGAAAACGAATTTGCCAACCACACTTTTACGTGGAGACAATTCGAAAACATCAAAAAAGAAAAAGGCCAGATGGATGCCGAAAAAGCGCTGAATGAAGCAAAGAAAGCAGGGAAAGTAATTGTAAAAGACGTAATTACTGATGCTTTCCTTCAGGAGTCGTTGTTACGCCCCTACGATCATTCAGTGATTGCAACAATGAACTTGAACGGTGATTATATTTCTGACCAACTTGCAGCTATGGTTGGGGGAATCGGAATTTCTCCGGGTGCCAATATCAATTACAAAAATGGATATGCCATTTTTGAAGCAACACATGGAACCGCTCCCAATATTGCCGGAACCGGCAATGCAAATCCAAGCTCACTTATTCTTTCCGGCGTAATGATGCTGGAATATATGGGATGGGATGAAGCAGCTGAACACGTTTACGATGCAATGGAACACACTTTTGCAAAACGAAGAGTTACATCTGATTTATACGCTCAAATGGAAGGAGCGACATTGATGACCACTTCTGAGTTTGCCGAAGAGATAATTAAAAATATGCATTGA
- a CDS encoding citrate (Si)-synthase: MEYIKYRFYQKASRCSKEFQRLKSEHADVVLGQVTLGQVLTGMKGIPLLVTDTSKLDPEEGIRFKGYSIPELQQKLPKINPEGEPIPEGLFYLMLIGEIPSQEDALNLSKDWATRSHVPQHVFDVIDAMPKTSKPMTQFSAAIVSMATESIFQKAYRAGVGKKFYWDATYEDVMNLIARLPRIAAYIYRRQFHNSDHIEPNPRMDWAGNLAHMMGFDSEDIRRLFRLYMIIHADHEGGNVSAHTAHLVGSALSNPYYAYSAAMNGLAGPLHGFANQDVIFWMFEMLEDLDTDTPTDEQVEAYCKKTLEEGRVIPGYGHAVLRKTDPRFTAQQDFANKYIKDDKMVNLANQLYKVVPPILGSIGKIKNPWPNVDAYSGSLLYHYGIKEYTFYTVLFGVSRALGVLASLVNDRIYGMPIERPTSHPLSWFLEQAQGEKGSC; encoded by the coding sequence ATGGAATATATTAAGTACAGATTTTATCAAAAAGCCAGCAGATGCTCCAAAGAATTCCAGCGTCTAAAAAGCGAACACGCCGATGTGGTTTTGGGCCAGGTAACACTTGGACAAGTTTTAACAGGAATGAAAGGAATTCCTTTACTGGTTACCGACACTTCAAAATTAGACCCGGAAGAAGGTATTCGTTTTAAAGGATATTCAATTCCTGAATTACAGCAAAAATTACCAAAAATTAATCCGGAAGGGGAACCAATTCCGGAAGGATTGTTCTACCTGATGTTAATTGGCGAGATCCCGTCGCAGGAAGACGCTTTAAATCTTTCAAAAGACTGGGCTACACGTTCACATGTGCCACAGCATGTTTTTGATGTTATTGATGCCATGCCAAAAACTTCGAAACCAATGACTCAGTTTAGTGCTGCGATAGTTTCAATGGCTACGGAATCAATCTTCCAAAAAGCATATCGGGCAGGAGTTGGTAAAAAATTCTATTGGGATGCTACCTACGAAGATGTTATGAACCTTATTGCACGATTGCCTCGTATAGCAGCCTATATTTATCGTCGTCAATTCCACAACAGCGACCATATCGAACCAAACCCAAGGATGGACTGGGCTGGAAACCTGGCTCACATGATGGGATTTGATTCCGAAGATATTCGTCGCTTATTCCGCCTGTATATGATAATTCACGCCGACCACGAAGGTGGAAACGTTTCGGCACACACGGCACATCTCGTAGGTTCTGCTTTAAGCAATCCGTATTATGCTTATTCTGCGGCAATGAACGGACTTGCAGGTCCTCTTCATGGTTTTGCCAACCAGGATGTTATTTTCTGGATGTTCGAAATGCTTGAAGATTTGGATACCGATACGCCAACCGACGAACAAGTTGAAGCATACTGCAAAAAAACATTGGAAGAAGGAAGAGTTATTCCCGGATACGGACATGCTGTTCTTCGTAAAACTGACCCAAGATTTACCGCCCAGCAGGACTTCGCGAACAAATACATCAAAGACGACAAAATGGTAAACCTTGCCAATCAGTTGTACAAGGTTGTTCCTCCAATTCTGGGTTCTATTGGTAAAATTAAAAACCCGTGGCCTAATGTTGATGCCTACAGTGGTTCACTTCTTTACCATTACGGAATTAAAGAATATACCTTCTACACCGTGTTATTTGGTGTATCAAGAGCCTTAGGTGTGCTTGCATCGTTGGTTAACGATCGCATTTACGGTATGCCTATTGAACGACCAACATCTCATCCCTTGAGCTGGTTTTTGGAACAGGCTCAGGGCGAAAAAGGAAGTTGTTAA